A window from Triticum aestivum cultivar Chinese Spring chromosome 6D, IWGSC CS RefSeq v2.1, whole genome shotgun sequence encodes these proteins:
- the LOC123145326 gene encoding GPI-anchored protein LLG1, translating to MATGRGLPLLLVLAALLVGLASASPFISDGVFQAGAGSTTGRTLLQAKRDCPVNFEFQNYTVITSRCKGPKYPPKDCCDSFKEFACPFNNYINDESNDCASTMFSYINLYGKYPPGLFAHECREGKLGLSCEGVPQKDVVKSGVQRARSSSLALITLMCGLVALFFQ from the exons ATGGCCACCGGCCGTGGGCTcccgctcctcctcgtcctcgccgccctCCTGGTCGGGCTCGCCTCCGCCTCCCCCTTCATCTCCG ACGGCGTGTTCCAGGCGGGCGCCGGATCTACTACGGGGAGGACCTTGCTGCAGGCCAAGAGGG ATTGTCCTGTGAACTTCGAGTTCCAAAACTACACCGTCATCACAAGCAGGTGCAAAGGGCCAAAATATCCTCCTAAAGACTGCTGTGATTCTTTCAAGGAATTTGCATGCCCATTTAATAACTACATCAATGATGAAAGCAATGACTGTGCATCCACAATGTTCAGCTACATCAACCTCTATGGCAAGTACCCACCAGGCCTGTTTGCCCACGAGTGCCGAGAAGGCAAGCTAGGTCTTTCTTGCGAAGGCGTCCCCCAGAAAGACGTCGTTAAAAGTGGTGTCCAAAGGGCTCGAAGCAGCTCGCTTGCTTTGATTACTCTCATGTGTGGACTAGTAGCATTGTTCTTCCAATAG